The sequence ACCGTAGCCGCCTGGTCCAATGAGGGGAAATACCCTGCATGTAATGAGGATCAGAGATGATGTCCAGGAGTGTAACATATGTAAAATGCAGAAACTCTTCCTCTTTTTTAAGGTCATTTGATGTGTTGGAGTTTCTTCTTGGTTTTACAATGCTCGATTCCCGGTTTCCTTATCAGTTATAGGGGAAATTAAAGGcttagaaaaccatggccactttcctccagaaacagcaccactcccgtCCTCGGTtttggtgtggggttttgcagcacTGTTCaattgagctgaattgtaataccacgtacaacctgaggacaggaatggtgttgtttttgaaagaaactggctttctctaatcctggattacACCTTTACGGGCTTACATAGTTGCTGATGCCAGAATGGGTGCCTGTGGGCCAGCGAGGGTCAGGATGTAAAGAGTTGTTATCCACATTTGTAAGTTCTTCGGTccattgtaattattattattattaataataataatattattattattattattattattattattattattattattattattattattattattattttattattattattttattattattattttattattattattttattattattattttattattattattattattattttattattattattattattattattattttatttttattattattagtagtagtattaataaaaaattataataaaaataataataaaaataatttattattattactaatactattattattattattactagtactactactatttattattaataataaaagtaattttttttttttgtattcactatatatatcactgttCCTGTTTAATACTCTATATATATTCTACACATGGCGTACAACCAGATACATTTATAAGGCAGTAAACCTTAGCTGACTGTAATGTTTTGGCACATCACCCAAGCATCACTTATTTCTTCATACTTAGAGAACAGGGTGACATTTTCTCTTCTACAGGTTTTTCCATCTTCATCCAGAATATAAATGGAAAGTCGAGATTAAAAACTAATAACAGAGATGAATCCTTTGCTTAGTGatggagcggctgctgtctgCAGTCCCGTAGCTATCCGTCACTGCCGATATTCCTGTGTTACTATTCCCAACTATTATCGGGTCCCCTGAGTGTTCACCGGTGACTGATTGTCGGGAAAAATATTCCTATATTAGAAGATGCATCATGTGATATAAAAGGAATATATGTGCATGCCACGATTTCACAATTTACCAATAGGACATGAGGAGATTGGTAATTTCTTCTCCATAAAGTAATAAGGGTATGTGGACACAGTgtaatacacacagtacacagtactCTCAATGCCCTTGAGTTTCTGACACATACTTTATTCTCTTTGTCTGTAATTTTGGACATGGGATAGCCCTATTCAAAGGATTGTATGCTTGAGGTCATAGTGTGAAATATGGAGCATTTTCTCATTGTAATCAAAGAAAAGCACATTACACATTGAGGGGGCATTCACACCATCTCCGCAATCTGTCCGTAGCACGGATGAAGTCCTGTGGAATTGATCTCTGAGCTTCATGATTAATTATGTCGGGAGCTCTGATACTGCTTAAATGTTTGAGctggtgtactgacacagctgcgcggctgtgtcagtacacaagCGTAAACTTTCAAAAAGTATCAGAGCTCCCGACATTATGGTGCAGTTTCCATATCAATTTGCAAATCAGTGTTGCAAAAATTTGTGCTGTATAATCCGTAGTGCAGAAATCCTAGTAAAAGGCTATTGTGTGGACATACCTTACCTCTGCCCTCACATCAAGAACATGGTGTGGGGCCTCTGTATGTGTGAGTCTTAAGTACATCTATGCTATGTCTATTGGCCTTTAATTTTATCAGTATGTTTAGTATAAAGTTTATTTATGGCATAGTGCATGTGGCCGCTTAGTGTACTGTAAACTGGGAATGTAAGTGAAAagaccaaggatggggaaccttcagccctccagctgttgcaagactgcaactcccatcatgcctgggcagccaaagctttagctgtccaggtttgatggaaattgtatttttgcaacagctgaagggccaaaggtttctCATCCATCGGATAGAATGTCAAGAAGAGGGCCTAAGTGTTTTTCATTAATTCTAAGGTATGTTCCAATCTTATATAAAGGCCCCCAAACACATTAAGATAAAGATGTTTCCAACCTCAGTGGGAATGGCCAACCATATTGAATGGTACGTTTTTCTGTTCTGTTGGACATGATCAAGCCAGACTTCTCGTCATATAAACAATAGTGTAGTCATCTAAAGACCACAAACAAAGATAATCTAAAAACTTTTCATCATACCATAAATCTGTGAATTGACCTTATATTTCCATTAAACTAGAAAATACCATTACTAGACCTGCTTATTTATTCAGTCGTCTACTAGCCCAAAGGTATCAGATCCATGTCATGGGTGAGCGATGTGGGAACCAGACTGTGATTGTGTTAGGAGACTTCACTGCATGTAAAATGTAACGAAAGGAGCGAGAAGGCGAGAGAGCCTGCCTTAAATCTATATGTTGTATGCAGTAATGTAATGTCCTCCCCTATAGCACAGCTGCCAGGCGGTTATTACATTCATGATAAAATGACTTGGGGTTTTGTTGCGTTCGCTCCTCCTCTGATTTGATTCCAGACCTTCTTTTGGTACAAGTAACCTCTATAGAGTGACTATGGCTCAGAACAGATGACAGATGTTAGTGACTGCTCAGAGTCCCTCAGTGATATATTCATCAGTGCACGGCTGACTCTGATAGTGTGAACGGAAAGCGATTTGTATTTCTTTTGTGTAGCTTGAGTCTCAATGCtattgatttttgtgttttctcaTCCGGCAGCTATACACCCATCATGGCGAGAGACTTAAGAGTTTCCATGGACCAGGACCTTGCCGTTGACATAATCCCTAGGGAGCCTAAAAAGTTACCTAAACAAGCTCGAGAAGCCTTGATTGTCGACCGCTCCCATATGTTCTCTGAGCACAAGAAGCAGAGGTACATGGAAAAAGATGGCAAGTGCAATGTTCACCATGGCAATGTTAAAGAGACCTACCGATACTTCAGTGACCTCTTCACCACCCTGGTGGACCTCAAGTGGCATTTCAGCCTGTTAATCTTCACCCTGGTATACACTGTCACATGGCTGTTTTTTGGACTTATTTGGTGGTTTATCGCATATATGAGAGGAGATCTTGAACATGTAGGAGACAAAAGCTGGGTCCCTTGTGTGGAAAATCTCAATGGCTTTGTGTCTGCATTCCTATTTTCCATTGAAACAGAAACCACAATCGGTTATGGATACCGGGTTATAACCGAGAAGTGCCCTGAAGGAATCGTCCTGCTGTTAATCCAAGCCATCCTGGGCTCCATTGTTAATGCCTTGATGGTTGGTTGCATGTTTGTAAAGATAAGCCAACCGAAGAAGCGAGCCGAGACCCTCATGTTCTCCAATAACGCAGTCATTTCCCTCAGGGACGGGAAAATGTGCCTGATGTTTCGTGTTGGAGATCTCCGGAGTTCCCATATTGTGGAAGCCTCGATCAGAGCCAAACTCATTAAATCTAAGCAGACCAAAGAAGGAGAATTTATCCCACTGAATCAGATGGACATTAATGTCGGTTTCGACACCGGGGACGATCGTCTCTTCCTTGTCTCTCCGCTGATCATTTCACATGAAATCAATGAGAAAAGCCCCTTTTGGGAATTGTCTCGCTCTCAGCTTGAAAATGAAGACTTTGAAATTGTTGTTATTTTAGAAGGCATGGTGGAGGCTACAGGTAAGGCATTTTGTACTATAACTGTATATACCATTGCATACACTAAAGGATAAAGGAAGAACAGATTCTAACACACAGATATTTTTGTTAGATTTCACTGCTTTACTTGTACCTAATTCCCTCTACACACAACTTCATCAGGTTTCAAGGTACTTACTACCGTTTATATGGTAGTCGTCAGTCATTTCCATATTTTCAACTTAAGAAGCAACATGTAAGTAATATGTCTTAGAATTTATTGCATGCAAAATAGCTTTCCTCCAGAATTTAAAGTGCCTCCTATTGAAGGCAGCTTTCCTGTAAATCAATGCTAATTTCGTATCCAGACGAAACATGAAAATGATTACACCCTTTGGACATAGGAACCATTGGGAAGCTTACATTTGAATATAGTGTATCAGACGTATAGACTAAATGCAATGTGACCTGAGCCTGCTGCCCACATACATACTGTccacatacatacattttatgtACAGAATATTGATGGATTGAGGATGGAAGTATGTCAAGTCTATAGGTAAATGTGGTGGCTTTTCAAAATATTTTGGAAGTACTCTTGCAGCGCTGGTGATAGGAATATCCTGGTGTTACTTGGAGGAAGCTGCGGCAGTATTGTATACAGTGGAAATGTCAAATAAGACACAGTAACCGGCACAGCAGTATACCTTTAGTTCCAGAGACCTGCGCTCAACAGCAAGTGAGTGATCCACCTGTGCACGTTATTGAGGGCTAttaaccttcttttttttttttttaaatagtttattattttcatatAGAAACAGTATCACCTTACATTACATTGTAatatctaaaaaaacaaacaaaagacatttctaatcccccctccctcccgcccAGAAGTTATGTCCTTTATCTTAGTTTCAGATCCAACCAATCGTACATCACCAATTGTGGTGATGGATAAAACCCGCAGGGCGCCCACATAACCCTTCCAACTCTTAAAGCTATACCTCCTCCACCCCCACTGCAACTATTTACAAAGTTACCATACACACCACTAGGTGATGGCTCTAACCGCGTCCCCAGCCCACCAGGAGGCCAGAGCAGGCCAGAAAGGGGGCAAGCCAACCCAACATATTCAAGCTCATTCTTTGATCTTTCACATTTTCATATATCAGTCACTTAGCCTCTTATTGATCACAATATGCTTCCAGTCTCCTTCCCTACCCAACACACCCTTATCGGGTGCCCCGGGCAGACAAAGATAACCCACACTCATACTGGAAACGACGACACCGTTTCACCAGAGCCAGTAGTCCCCAGCCCCAACTTGTCCCGATGAACCCCAACATCCATATATCATGGACAACAAGGTACCTCCGCACAGGTGGGATTCACATACATTCTTCCAACTCTTGAGGCTTAGCCTTAAAAGAAACAAgactctatatataaaaaaaaattaaccactTCCATCTCAGTCCGGTCTACTTCTTGACCTGAACCTCTCTATAGGTATATTAAACATGATGGGTCCCCACGCCCATCCAACCCACTCCGTCCCCGCGATCCAGCAGGGATGCGATCCAGCCCCCACCCCAATCACCCACCAATCATCCTTTATAATTTTAACAACAACATAGGCGCCCTGAAAGTACCACACAGGTTTACAACTTATAACAACTTTTCCTCCACCAATATAATACTTCACTTTCTTGTTGTTCTCCAACTACCATCCCAGATGTAATCTTAACTCTTCTTATTCTACCATAACTTCTCTATCCAACCCCTCCCACCCCCTCTCAGCTGGcagggaagaaaaaaacaaaaaaaaacctataaatatataaaaattttaactACTCTAAACATTATCACTCCAATACTTTTCCCATTGTTCAACGTGATCTTTTAGCTTCTTATCCTTACTTTTCTTTATGTAAGTATTATGCCAGAGTTCATTCTTCAAGATTACGGTACTTAGTTCTCTCCATTCCCTCACACTAGGGGCATTTGGGGATATCCAGTTTCGCAATATAATCATCCGAGCTGCCAGAAGCAATTTATAAATTACCTTATTAGTACTTTTCAATGTATGTCTTTCATCAAACACCCCCAGAATTGCAGAAATATATTCATCTTCTGTTACCAAATCAAATAATCGTGACAAAATTAAGAAAACTTCCTCCCAAAATGATTTCACCCCTCCACACATCCACCAGTGATGTTCTAAAGTTACATTATCTGTGCCACACTTATAGCAACTAACCACTTTTCCCTTCCTCCATTTACTAATATCTTTTGCTGAGTAATACAATCTATGTGTACAAAAAAATTGTCGTCATATGTTTTTCATCTGTGATAtagttttttgcattttcatacACTTTTATCCAAAAATCTTGATCTCTTTCCCCAATTATGATCTCCCATTTCTTCTGTGAATTAATTTTAACCTTACTATTATACATCAATCCCAAAACCTTATATAATTTGGTGATTTTACCTTTAGTACTTCCCGACATACCCCAAATCTGTGCAATTCCTTCTGAAATTCTAACATTCCAACACACTCCATCTTTCGTGTTTTTAATAGCATCTTTTACTTGTAAATATCTTAGATGACATAGTGAAATCTCTAAACTATTATTTAAATCGTTATATGACTTAAACACCCCACTCGTGAAAAACTGATGAACATATTTTAAACCCCTTTTTATCCAGTATTCTGGTTCAGGAATTTTAGCTATTTCTGGAATTTGACTATCACCCCACATTGGTGTGAAGGAGTACATTCCATCTTTTTTGTCGCCATTTCTAACCATTTCCCATACTTAAATTACCAAATtatataatgaatctttatggtAATTTACTCTTAATTTTGCCTCTAACAGTTCAAATATGTCTGTCACCCACCCCTTTTGTTGCCCTAGCCACTTATCCTAAACTTTATCCCTCTCCAATTCACTATCCATGCTAAATTAAAGGCAacaaaatatctaaaaaaaatcaGGTACTCccagcccccccttctcttctggcAACATCAAAATCTCTAACTTTAGGCGCACACCCTTTTTCTGTTCCAAATGAGCTCGTTCAGTAGTCCACCAATCTTCTTAAAGATCTTTTTGCTTAACCACACTGCAGATCCTCCCAATACATAATTCAGCTGCGGTAACCAGATCTTTTTTATTAGGTCTACTGTCTGCCCTAGACAAGGGGAGCCTATTCCGTATACTGAcctgttgtttcatttttttaattctCGGATATATGTTTAGTTGTCTATATCTTCCCAGATCTGCGTCTATCCAGACCCCCAAATACTTAAAAGTTCCATCTGGTTCCAAGATTTTAAGTTCTTCCTGGTTGTACACCCTAATTTTTGAGTCAAGGGGAAGGAGGACCGATTTCCCCCAATTAATAACTAAACCGGAGAGCTGCCCAAACCTCCGTACTCTTCCATCACCCCGTTCAATCATTATGTTGCGTTTTCCATAAAAAGTAAAAGATCGTCTGCATAAAAAGCTATTTTGTCCCCACTCCAAAGCCCTGCATCCTCTCGTTTTTATTAATAGATCTAGCTAAAGGTTCCATCACCAGGGCaaagagcaggggggagaggggacaacctTGCCTGGTTCCTCTACCTAAATCAAAATACTCCGACAAACATCCATTAAGGACGACCCTAGCCCTCGGTTTACAGTATATTATCTGCATCCACCTTAGAAACACTTCACCAACACCAAATTCCTTCAGTGTTCTCCACAGGAAGGGCCACTCTACACTGTCAAACGCCTTAGCTGCATCCAAGGACAGTATAGAGTGGCCCCCCCCGGACATCCCTCCTGTATATTTGCATACACCCTTCTGATGTTATCGTGAGTGGATCTACCTGGAACAAAACCACACTGTTCCCTACTAACTAAAGAAGTAAAAACCTTCACTAGTCTATTAGCAAGAAGTTTTGACAAAAGCTTCATATCCGCATTTATCAAGGAAATGGGTCTATATGATTCTGGATCCAGGGGATCCTTATCTGGTTTGGGAattaggacaatatctgcatcatATAGAGATTCCGGAAGATAGCCTCTAACATATGAATTACACAAAACCTCCTGAAATTGGGACAACAAAGATTTTTCAGTTGCTTTAATAACTTCTGATGGTAACCCATCTGGCCTGGGGTTTTCCCTGATGCCATACCTCTAAGTGTTTGTGATAATTATTCCGTTTCGATGGGGCGATCTAGCCATTGTCTCTGTTCCTCCAGCAGTCTTGGTAATTCAAGAGAGGAAAAGTAACCATCTAGATCAGCCCCATCTTGCCACCTAGATCTATACAGGGCTATTAACCTTTAATGGTGTGCTCAGCCTTAGAAATTTTCAACAGTCCATAGTAGCTTGAGAacactgtacagtcatggccaaaagttttgagaatgatacaaatattaatttttacaaacttTATTGCTTcaggtttttaaaatggcaatttgcatatactccagaatgttataaagagtgagcaacttaacagcaattacttgcaaagtcaatatttgcctagaaaatgaactttatccccaaaacacatttcaacatcattgcagccctgccttaaaaggactagctaacatcgtttcagtgattgctccattaacacaggtgtgggtgttgatgaggacagggctggagatcaatctgtcatgattaagtaagaatgacaccactggacactttaaaaggaggttgGTGCTTGGTattattgtttctcttctgttaaccatggttatctctaaagaatcacgtgcagtcatcattgcactgcacaaaaatggcctaacagggaagagtatcgcagctagaaaaatTGCACCTTAGTCAAccatctatcgcatcatcaagaacttcaaggagagaggttccattgttgccaaaaaggctccagggcgcccaagaaagaccagcaagcgctatGACAGTCtccttaaaagtgtttcagctgcgggatcgggctaccggcagtgcagagcttgctcaggaatggcagtagGCAGGTGTGAgcgcatctgcacgcactgtgaggcggagactcttggagcaaggcctggtctcaaggagggcagcaaagaagccacttctctccagaaaaaacatcagggacagactgaaattctgcaaaaggtacagggagtggactgctgaggactgggggaaagtcattttctctgatgaatcccctttccgattgtttgggacatttggaaaacagcttattcagagaaggcgaggtgagcgctaccaccagtcttgtctcatgccaactgtaaagcatcctgaaaccattcctgtgtggggttgcttctcagccaagggaattggctctctcacattcttgcctaaaaacacagcaatgaataaagaatggaaccagaatgtcctccaagagcaacttctcccaaccgtccaagagcagtttggagatcaacaatgccttttccagcataatggagcaccttgccataaagcaaaggtgataactaaatggctcagggaacaaaacaaagagattttgggtccatggcctggaaattccccagatcttaatcccattgagaacttgtggtcaatgatcaagagacgggtggacaaacaaaaaacaccaaattcggtcaaaatgcaagcattgattgtgcaagaatggactgctttcagtcaggatttggtccagaagttgattgagaacatgcgagggagaattgcagaggtcctgaagaaggatcaacactgcaaatattgacttgctgcattaactcattctaactgtcaaaataagcttttgttactcataatatgattgcaattatatttctgcatGTGATAAaaaatctgacaaacacacacaaaaaccagagggcagcagatcatgtgaaaatataatatttgtcattcttaaaacttttgACCATGACTATAGTATGAAAAATAGTGCTTTTATTCACAAGTACCCATGTCAATACCGCGATAGAACTGCGGAGACAGATGCCAGGATCACAGCAAACAAACAGGTTACAGATGTCTCACCCTTACTGGGCTTCTTCTAGATACGGACTAAACTCTCGACCCCTTGTGGAACTTTCGGCATTATGATTTATTATAATGCTGAGAGCTCCGAAATAGCTCAACTTATTTGCTGCTGaactgacatggctgtgtcactacagtagCACAAAACTTTAACTCTTTCGGAGCTGTTGGCATTATAATAAATCATAATGCCGAAAGCTCCGCAATAAGTCACGAATTTAGTCCTTGACATATAGGCTTAATTTGACCCAGGGAAAGAAAAGCGGCGTCACAGAAAAGCCGCTGCAGCGGtccgtttttttgaaccgcggcccggttcccatgtacggcgccgttctatccacaggtcccgggccggagctgaagcacaggaagcaggccggcctgccccccagttggagggaatttcctcccctctatgacgcggcttcataaggatcaatggagccacgtcatacaggggcaggagattcctcccactgggggcgggccggcccgcctcctgtgcttcagctccggcccgggacccgtggatagaacacgggaatcgggccgtgGTTCAgagaacggaccgcggcaccggcttccccgtgacggtgccgttctatccgtgggtcagattgtgCATCCTCTTTTAGGCCTTATTACATGGGCTTATCAGTGGGAGCAAGTGAGCCCtgtcctgtcaggtcagcgctcgcttgctcctcattccccactcatTGCCAGCGCTCATACGCACGCCGAATGAGATATTCTGCCTAATACAACCGATAATtgcttgtaatagggcctttagtctcttgtttatttactttaatgtaatttttatttctCCATAGACAACAATTACTACAAAACAGTTCATCTAAATAAAACTTTGCATCAATtgtcattattattttatattggaGAAACCAAATTTATAACTTTTTCAGATTTTCGAAACCTTTTCCAAACCAAGGTTTAATTACCAAACAGATGCATCACGGGATAACCTGAGCATATCTATAACACAGGTTTATATTGGCTATGCCAGCATGCCGTTCTGTTCTGCCTATGGATAACTAGCACAATATCAGATGAGCTGCACAGGACAGAGCCTGGAAAGTACATGGTCAGGATTCCAGGTGGTTAAGGTTGGGTTCTGGGTGGTTGCAGGAACACATGTCCTTGTCATACTCTTTGGACCTTGTCAGTAAGGCCAGGTGTGTTTATTTATTGCTGTGAATTCTTATCGAAATCCACATTTCTATTGCTTTAATTGAAATCCAGGACAAGAAGTATCATATTAATGCTTCACCAGAGTTTCTATTCCGCCAAAAATTGATTTTAGAATTGGgtcagatatatatattttttttaagctttgaTATTTACAACTATGAATAGTTTACAAAGCATGGCCATACTAGAGGTCAGTGGCTGCTAACCTGTGGTTCTTCATCTGATGGTTGTGCATCAGCAGGAGAGCTGCAAGTTGGAGAACACTGCTATAAGggttcatattaaaggggtagtgcggcgctaagaaattaatcacaaaataaaacacattacaaagttatacaactttgttatgtatgtgaatggcccccttccccgtgttccccgaccccgcttgtggacccggaagtgtagtgcattatacatacctgattcgtgtcgaccaccgtcttctgacagtgatgtaatcttcgggaggccggctgacccgctcctgccgtccctcacgtcggccccccctctgccacgtcataactgtgctcagccgtgatttgctgagcataactgtgctcagccaatcgattggctgagcagaggggggctggcatgagggacggcaggagcgggttggccggcctcccgaagattacatcactgcaCTCCCCCTTTTAAGTCATTGCAATGCAGCATTACATTCTCTGAATTATATTGTATCTTCCATGAAGCCACACTTCCACTCTTTTCTGCTCACTGTTGACTCTTGGTATTTTCATGTTATTAGTTTGTCAGTCTGGATACAGAGTGAAGGCTGCTGccctgtctgtgatggtgtaACCCTTGTTATTAGTCATCATTAGCGCTGCCTAATGGGATTATGTTAATAGACTTTATCAGCCGTGAAATCGTCACTTAAGTTGATGATTTTAGTTCTGCTGTTTTCACATTAACCGCTGTGTGAATGAGTAACGCAAAGTAACGCTTTCTCCATCTTGTTTGTTGTGCACCAGAACTTGACGTTTCATGACTGAAGTTCTGAGCTTCTTGTTACCTCTTTATGTATTTTAAAAACGGTCTTGATGGGTACAAATTAAAGGAGTAAATCGGCCTAAACTAACAAACTACATCCACTGCTTCCCCTGTAAGTAGTAACAGTTAGGGTTATATTACATGGGCATACTGCTGCTCGTAtaaagagcctattacatggctcaaccaCCACTTACAGGATTGCACAAAAAGCTGCCTCGGTATGCGGCCCTTTACCTCCATCAGCGTCCCCTGTTTTTTAACCATTTAAAAAAGGCAATACATCAGTGCTTGTTCATTGGCTAATTTCTGGGCAACATTCTCCTGTGCTCTCCTGTGCACCCAGTTTAATATGCCCCTCAAATCTGTCTTCCCTTAAATCTTCCTTGGAGACCAAGACCGACAACTTCTTGCATCAGACACAGGGTAACTGTAAATGTAGCGTatagcactcccc is a genomic window of Dendropsophus ebraccatus isolate aDenEbr1 chromosome 12, aDenEbr1.pat, whole genome shotgun sequence containing:
- the KCNJ5 gene encoding G protein-activated inward rectifier potassium channel 4, with amino-acid sequence MTSKLPVTQSYTPIMARDLRVSMDQDLAVDIIPREPKKLPKQAREALIVDRSHMFSEHKKQRYMEKDGKCNVHHGNVKETYRYFSDLFTTLVDLKWHFSLLIFTLVYTVTWLFFGLIWWFIAYMRGDLEHVGDKSWVPCVENLNGFVSAFLFSIETETTIGYGYRVITEKCPEGIVLLLIQAILGSIVNALMVGCMFVKISQPKKRAETLMFSNNAVISLRDGKMCLMFRVGDLRSSHIVEASIRAKLIKSKQTKEGEFIPLNQMDINVGFDTGDDRLFLVSPLIISHEINEKSPFWELSRSQLENEDFEIVVILEGMVEATGMTCQARCSYVNTEVLWGHRFTPVLTLEKGFYEVDYTTFHDTYEANTPTCSAKELKELQRGDRLSDRVYTAQRNQGTQNGAPKSKRHSIGAQPD